One Cryobacterium psychrophilum DNA segment encodes these proteins:
- a CDS encoding YqaJ viral recombinase family protein produces the protein MTDSLLSLFELAPPVTIASEPLPHTRRIVANSEDRVAWLRARARGITATDVAKLATPKSVQNAAFDKLNGSSFTGNTFTDHGRAREPEIAAWVLENYGIEPSNNLFHAADQPRHLATPDGVGPGENGVLELAEIKTTSKPWRSIPRSYLRQVWWQQYVLGADRTLLVWEQHLDFVPVNPVPECRWIERDEDQIAILIGFANDLIGLLEQEYVDRQARTAR, from the coding sequence GTGACCGATTCCCTGCTCTCCCTCTTTGAGCTGGCACCGCCCGTCACCATCGCTTCAGAGCCGCTGCCGCACACCCGCCGCATCGTCGCCAATTCCGAAGATCGCGTGGCGTGGTTGCGAGCACGTGCCCGTGGCATCACGGCAACGGATGTCGCCAAGCTCGCCACCCCCAAGTCCGTACAGAACGCGGCGTTCGACAAGCTCAACGGCAGCAGCTTCACCGGAAACACGTTCACCGACCACGGTCGGGCGCGCGAACCGGAGATCGCCGCGTGGGTGCTCGAAAACTACGGCATCGAGCCCAGCAACAATCTCTTTCACGCGGCCGACCAGCCCCGACACCTGGCGACACCCGATGGTGTGGGCCCGGGCGAGAACGGCGTGCTCGAACTCGCCGAGATCAAGACCACCAGCAAGCCGTGGCGCAGCATTCCGCGCTCGTACCTGCGGCAGGTGTGGTGGCAGCAGTACGTGCTGGGCGCCGACCGCACCCTGCTCGTGTGGGAGCAGCACCTCGACTTCGTGCCGGTGAACCCCGTGCCCGAGTGTCGCTGGATCGAGCGCGATGAGGACCAGATCGCCATTCTCATTGGTTTCGCGAACGACCTGATCGGGCTGCTCGAGCAGGAGTACGTGGATCGACAGGCCCGCACCGCGCGTTAG
- a CDS encoding response regulator transcription factor — protein sequence MSTRTSSPGTHGPRLRKADGSAIRVLVVDDEPTLRDLLSMALRYEGWEVRTAAEGRQALTVAREFRPDAIVLDIMLPDIDGLQVLQRVRAGGHETPVLFLTAKDSLDDRIAGLTAGGDDYVTKPFSLEEVVARLRGLIRRSTLAVSDSSDPQITVGDLMLDEDSYEVFRAGETIELTATEFELLRFLMRNPRRVLSKAQILDRVWSYDFGGKSSVVEIYISYLRKKIDAGRDPMIHTVRGAGYMLKTAE from the coding sequence ATGAGCACACGCACGAGTAGTCCCGGCACCCACGGGCCGCGCCTCCGCAAAGCCGACGGAAGCGCCATCCGCGTGCTCGTGGTCGATGACGAACCCACGCTCAGGGATCTGCTCTCGATGGCTCTGCGCTACGAGGGTTGGGAGGTTCGCACGGCCGCCGAGGGGCGGCAGGCGCTCACCGTGGCCCGCGAGTTCCGGCCCGACGCCATCGTTCTCGACATCATGCTCCCTGACATCGACGGCTTGCAGGTGCTTCAACGTGTGCGCGCCGGCGGCCACGAAACGCCCGTGCTCTTTCTCACCGCCAAGGACTCACTTGACGACCGCATCGCGGGCCTCACCGCGGGCGGCGATGACTACGTCACGAAGCCGTTCAGCCTCGAAGAGGTCGTGGCCAGGCTCCGTGGACTGATCCGGCGTTCGACCCTCGCGGTCTCTGACTCGAGCGACCCCCAAATCACCGTCGGTGATCTCATGCTCGACGAAGACAGCTACGAGGTCTTTCGTGCGGGGGAGACGATCGAGCTGACCGCCACGGAATTTGAGCTACTGCGTTTTCTGATGCGCAATCCTCGTCGGGTGTTAAGCAAGGCCCAAATTCTCGATCGAGTGTGGAGCTACGATTTCGGAGGAAAGTCATCCGTCGTCGAGATCTACATCTCCTACCTGCGCAAGAAGATCGATGCGGGTCGTGACCCGATGATTCACACCGTTCGCGGGGCCGGCTACATGCTGAAGACCGCGGAATGA
- a CDS encoding O-antigen ligase family protein → MSEIIRLARGGKRCELLRFLGIAGGALVLLGGAMLAVPLTRSRLLGSSPLSASSVEDRFGMWSESLKLLASRPFSGVGPGGFAVAIVAEHDRSWHARVGSDMTLDSPHNWLIQVALDGGVFYLAVILAIAVGIVVVALRRWRGLSAAGNLGGADFVIGALAAVAAYAVALLTHFTAPATAIFTALLCGVLISADAATGFRARPLFASHRSAWRRARTVLLAVWLAWLVLVAGAEVSLQDGLAATRTGDVVAAQTAFTRAQSFRRWDADVTSIAAQSFTAAAAGGLPGAAPEALSWGERARASLPDNVSAAKALAAARQISGDLPGAEATLRELAKLAPFDASVARQLGEVLMMQGKGAAADREYTRAAGLPDASAR, encoded by the coding sequence GTGAGTGAAATCATCCGCTTGGCCCGGGGTGGAAAGCGGTGCGAGCTGCTGCGCTTTCTGGGGATCGCCGGTGGTGCACTCGTGCTGCTGGGGGGTGCGATGCTGGCTGTGCCCCTCACCCGCAGCAGACTGCTCGGTTCCAGCCCGCTGTCGGCGAGCAGCGTGGAGGACCGGTTCGGCATGTGGTCGGAGAGCCTCAAGCTCCTCGCCAGTCGCCCGTTCAGCGGAGTAGGCCCCGGTGGATTCGCGGTCGCCATCGTTGCCGAACACGACCGCAGCTGGCACGCCCGAGTCGGCAGCGACATGACCCTTGACTCTCCACACAACTGGCTGATTCAGGTCGCCCTTGACGGTGGGGTGTTCTATCTCGCCGTGATTCTCGCGATCGCCGTGGGCATCGTCGTGGTGGCACTGCGCCGATGGCGTGGTCTGAGCGCAGCCGGCAACCTCGGCGGGGCAGACTTCGTGATCGGTGCGCTTGCGGCGGTTGCCGCTTACGCGGTGGCGCTGCTCACGCACTTCACCGCTCCGGCCACGGCTATTTTCACGGCTCTGCTTTGCGGCGTCCTTATTTCAGCGGATGCTGCCACCGGCTTTCGCGCCCGCCCGCTGTTCGCGTCACACCGCTCAGCATGGCGCCGCGCGCGAACCGTACTGCTCGCGGTGTGGCTGGCGTGGTTGGTACTCGTTGCGGGGGCGGAGGTGTCGCTGCAGGACGGCCTCGCTGCCACGCGCACGGGTGACGTCGTCGCCGCGCAGACGGCGTTCACGCGCGCACAATCGTTCCGCCGCTGGGACGCGGACGTGACCAGCATCGCCGCACAATCGTTCACCGCGGCCGCCGCGGGCGGTCTGCCCGGTGCCGCACCAGAGGCACTGAGCTGGGGCGAACGGGCCCGGGCGAGCCTGCCGGACAACGTCTCGGCGGCGAAGGCGCTTGCTGCGGCCCGGCAGATCAGCGGCGATCTGCCGGGTGCGGAAGCGACGCTGCGTGAGCTGGCGAAACTGGCGCCGTTCGACGCATCTGTTGCGCGGCAGCTTGGCGAGGTTCTCATGATGCAGGGCAAAGGTGCGGCCGCCGATCGGGAGTACACTCGCGCGGCAGGCCTGCCCGATGCATCCGCTCGCTAA
- a CDS encoding sensor histidine kinase, producing MSAQEPGSEVPAPEEPPAAVPRRRKRARWTLRRRLVLTVVGLLALVSLVIGVVSVAILRASLLDRLDVQLASAADRSGAMIGGEDGDRDRARDFFPTPTADAILSGPAQPPGLLALVFDGTTVTTGYTDDVSGAIKALEASQVQVLADHIKQSTPVTVDLEGALGHYRVVAETSRTGTLYLVGLPLSAVDGTAAQLAVIIASVSLAGILLVAVLAGWIVRLALRPLQRVTATATRVASLPLDRGEVSLVDRVPAEDTDERTEVGQVGLALNRMLDHVDVALETREASERKVRQFVSDASHELRTPLASIRGYSELTRRSGQELPPDAMHALGRIESESIRMTGLVEDLLLLARLDEGRELDLGPVDLTRLLVDAVSDAHAAGRDHVWDLDLPQEPVEALGDTARLHQVLANLLTNARVHTPQGTTVTVALSSEGDRAIVTVTDDGPGIPEDLRSTLFERFARGDSSRFRGAGGSTGLGLAIVAAVVAAHHGEVAVESAPGHTEFRLSLPLALG from the coding sequence ATGAGCGCCCAGGAACCCGGTTCAGAGGTACCTGCTCCCGAGGAGCCTCCGGCCGCGGTTCCCCGACGGCGCAAACGCGCGCGCTGGACCCTGCGGCGTCGACTGGTGCTCACCGTCGTGGGACTGCTCGCCCTCGTGAGCCTCGTGATCGGCGTGGTCAGCGTGGCGATTCTGCGCGCCTCACTGTTGGACCGGCTCGACGTGCAGCTGGCCTCCGCAGCGGACCGTTCCGGCGCGATGATCGGCGGGGAAGACGGCGACCGTGATCGCGCACGCGACTTCTTCCCCACGCCCACAGCGGATGCCATCCTGAGCGGCCCAGCTCAGCCTCCCGGTTTGCTCGCCCTGGTCTTCGATGGAACCACGGTCACGACCGGGTACACCGACGACGTGAGTGGTGCGATCAAGGCGCTCGAGGCGAGCCAGGTGCAGGTGCTTGCCGACCATATCAAGCAGTCGACACCGGTGACCGTTGATCTTGAGGGGGCCCTCGGGCACTACCGCGTTGTCGCTGAAACCAGCCGTACCGGCACGCTGTATCTCGTGGGGCTGCCGCTGTCGGCGGTCGACGGCACGGCCGCGCAGCTGGCGGTCATCATCGCCTCTGTTTCCCTGGCCGGAATCCTGCTGGTGGCCGTGCTCGCCGGCTGGATCGTGCGCCTCGCCCTGCGCCCCCTGCAGCGCGTGACGGCCACCGCCACGCGGGTGGCGTCGTTGCCCCTCGACCGCGGTGAGGTTTCGCTCGTGGACCGCGTTCCGGCCGAGGACACCGACGAGCGCACCGAAGTGGGGCAGGTGGGGCTCGCCCTCAACCGCATGCTCGACCACGTGGATGTGGCGCTGGAGACGCGGGAGGCGAGCGAACGCAAGGTGCGCCAGTTTGTGTCCGACGCGAGCCATGAGCTTCGTACCCCCCTGGCTTCGATCCGTGGCTACTCGGAGCTCACCCGGCGCAGCGGCCAGGAGCTGCCGCCCGACGCCATGCACGCGCTCGGTCGCATCGAATCCGAATCCATTCGCATGACCGGACTGGTGGAGGACCTGCTCTTGCTCGCTCGGCTCGACGAAGGCCGCGAACTCGATCTGGGACCGGTCGACCTCACTCGGCTGCTCGTGGATGCGGTGAGCGACGCACACGCCGCCGGCCGAGACCACGTGTGGGACCTTGATCTGCCCCAGGAACCGGTTGAGGCGCTCGGTGACACGGCCAGGTTGCACCAGGTGCTCGCCAACCTGCTCACGAACGCCCGGGTGCACACACCGCAGGGGACCACGGTGACGGTGGCACTGTCGTCAGAGGGCGACCGGGCCATTGTCACGGTCACCGACGACGGCCCCGGCATTCCCGAAGACCTGCGGTCCACCCTGTTCGAGCGGTTTGCTCGCGGTGACAGCTCGCGGTTCCGTGGCGCCGGCGGCAGCACGGGCCTCGGCCTCGCGATCGTGGCGGCCGTTGTGGCCGCACACCACGGTGAGGTCGCGGTCGAGAGCGCCCCCGGCCACACCGAGTTTCGTCTCTCACTGCCCCTCGCCCTCGGCTGA
- a CDS encoding cryptochrome/photolyase family protein has product MSERHTAVPGEPGTATQIPGTPAPSIVWFRDDLRLADHPALHHAITRGAPVVAVFVLDEESPGIRPLGGASLWWLHNSLRSLTASLGDLGVPLVLRRGPAESIITEIAASTRAGAVYWNRRYGQAERDVDTRIKATLPGSDCDAQSFAGSLLFEPWTITTGQGNPYSVFTPFWRACNAAPLPRNPYPAPTAIVPWPGQVATDDLDDWGLEPHSPDWADGLRAAWQPGEAPAHKRLHDFLSDSLGSYAEQRDLPAENVTSRLSPHLRWGEISPYQVWHATREATAGSPGKGPVRFLTELGWREFSYHVLFHAPHLATENWRPGFDAFPWHPLDETALEAWQRGRTGFPLVDAGMRELWRTGTMHNRVRMVTASFLTKNLLIDWREGERWFWDTLVDADPASNPASWQWVAGSGADAAPYFRVFNPQLQFAKFDPNETYVRANIDEWGTDAYPAPIVDLADSRRAALAAYEQVKGAKTPPDSSGTV; this is encoded by the coding sequence ATGTCCGAGCGCCACACTGCTGTCCCCGGCGAACCGGGCACAGCAACGCAGATCCCCGGAACTCCGGCCCCGTCGATCGTGTGGTTTCGCGACGACCTGCGCCTCGCTGACCACCCCGCGCTGCACCATGCGATCACGCGCGGTGCGCCCGTCGTGGCCGTGTTCGTGCTCGACGAGGAATCCCCCGGAATCCGGCCGCTCGGCGGAGCCTCCCTCTGGTGGCTGCACAACAGCCTGAGATCACTCACCGCTTCCCTCGGTGACCTCGGCGTGCCACTCGTACTGCGACGCGGCCCCGCCGAATCGATCATCACCGAAATCGCCGCGAGCACGAGGGCCGGCGCCGTCTACTGGAATCGGCGCTACGGCCAGGCGGAACGCGACGTGGACACGCGCATCAAAGCGACCCTGCCGGGCAGCGACTGTGACGCCCAGAGTTTCGCCGGTTCGCTCCTCTTCGAACCCTGGACGATCACCACCGGCCAAGGCAACCCGTATTCGGTCTTCACCCCGTTCTGGCGCGCCTGCAACGCGGCGCCGCTGCCGCGCAATCCGTACCCCGCGCCCACCGCGATCGTCCCCTGGCCCGGCCAGGTCGCTACCGATGACCTCGACGATTGGGGCCTCGAACCCCACTCGCCCGACTGGGCCGACGGCCTGCGCGCCGCCTGGCAGCCCGGCGAGGCACCCGCCCACAAGCGCCTCCACGATTTTCTCAGCGACAGCCTCGGCAGCTACGCCGAACAACGCGACCTGCCCGCAGAGAACGTCACCTCTCGCCTGTCACCGCACCTGCGCTGGGGCGAAATCAGCCCGTACCAGGTGTGGCACGCCACCCGGGAAGCCACCGCCGGCTCGCCCGGCAAGGGCCCCGTGCGCTTTCTCACCGAGCTCGGCTGGCGGGAGTTCAGCTACCACGTGCTGTTTCACGCGCCCCATCTCGCCACCGAGAATTGGCGACCCGGCTTTGATGCGTTCCCGTGGCATCCGCTTGATGAGACGGCGCTCGAGGCCTGGCAGCGGGGGCGCACCGGCTTTCCCCTGGTCGACGCCGGCATGCGCGAGCTCTGGCGCACCGGCACGATGCACAACCGGGTGCGCATGGTCACGGCATCGTTCCTCACCAAGAACCTGCTCATCGATTGGCGCGAGGGCGAGCGTTGGTTCTGGGACACCCTCGTCGACGCCGACCCGGCGAGCAACCCGGCCAGCTGGCAGTGGGTCGCCGGGTCGGGGGCCGACGCCGCACCCTACTTTCGCGTCTTCAACCCGCAACTGCAGTTCGCCAAATTCGACCCGAACGAGACCTACGTTCGCGCCAATATCGACGAGTGGGGAACGGATGCCTACCCCGCGCCCATCGTGGACCTCGCCGACAGCCGCCGCGCGGCCCTCGCGGCCTACGAGCAGGTCAAGGGCGCCAAAACCCCGCCCGACTCGTCGGGCACCGTCTAG
- the aceB gene encoding malate synthase A, with amino-acid sequence MTTTHPATIDRPKTSGITTGSFATVPAHLEVTGPLGDRYDEVLTPDALKFLAELHERFAGTRHDLLASRLQTRVDAANGRDPKFLPETAHIRLDTEWTVAGAGPGLEDRRVEITGPTDRKMAINALNSGAKVWLADQEDATSPTWANVVEGQITLMDAVRDQLSYTSPEGKEYTVGEQTPTIVMRPRGWHLVEKHVTFVDRANRRMKASGSLIDFGLYFFHNAQKLIEKGSGPYFYLPKIESHKEARLWNDIFSYSEDRLGIEHGTIRATVLIETIQAAFEMDEILFELRDHCAGLNAGRWDYIFSIIKTFRARGRRFVFPDRKQITMTVPCMRAYTELLVATCHRRGAYAIGGMSAFIPNRRDPEVTERAFAQVTADKQREATDGFDGTWVAHPDLIPFAQAEFDAVLGDKANQLERTRPEVAVTAAQLLDVSSIGGTITEEGVRSNLLVSLRYIESWLRGVGAAAIDNLMEDAATAEISRSQLWQWIHENSVTAEGRRIDSAWVDQLLAETVAGLERTAGDRFNDALTVLRSAALEPEFPSFLTVGAYARFF; translated from the coding sequence ATGACAACCACTCACCCGGCGACGATCGACCGCCCGAAGACGTCCGGGATCACCACTGGCAGCTTCGCCACCGTCCCCGCTCACCTCGAAGTGACCGGCCCCCTGGGAGACCGCTACGACGAGGTGCTCACCCCGGACGCGCTGAAGTTTCTGGCCGAACTGCATGAACGCTTCGCCGGCACCCGCCATGACCTGCTCGCGAGCCGCCTGCAGACGCGCGTGGACGCCGCGAACGGGCGAGACCCCAAATTTCTTCCGGAGACCGCGCACATTCGTCTCGACACCGAGTGGACCGTCGCCGGCGCCGGCCCCGGACTCGAAGACCGTCGCGTGGAAATCACCGGACCGACCGACCGCAAGATGGCCATCAACGCGCTGAACTCCGGTGCCAAGGTGTGGCTTGCCGACCAGGAGGACGCCACGAGCCCCACCTGGGCGAATGTCGTCGAGGGCCAGATCACCCTCATGGACGCCGTGCGCGACCAGCTCAGCTACACGAGCCCCGAGGGTAAGGAATACACCGTGGGCGAGCAGACGCCTACGATCGTGATGCGCCCCCGGGGCTGGCACCTGGTGGAGAAGCACGTGACCTTCGTGGACCGGGCGAACCGCCGCATGAAGGCATCCGGAAGCCTGATCGACTTCGGCCTCTACTTCTTCCACAACGCCCAGAAGCTCATCGAGAAGGGCAGCGGACCCTACTTCTACCTGCCGAAGATCGAAAGCCACAAGGAAGCTCGCCTGTGGAACGACATTTTCAGCTACTCCGAAGACCGCCTCGGCATCGAGCACGGCACGATCCGCGCGACGGTACTGATCGAGACGATCCAGGCCGCCTTCGAGATGGACGAGATCCTCTTCGAGCTGCGCGACCACTGCGCCGGGCTCAACGCCGGACGCTGGGACTACATCTTCAGCATCATCAAGACGTTCCGTGCCCGCGGCCGTCGCTTCGTCTTTCCCGACCGCAAGCAGATCACCATGACCGTGCCCTGCATGCGTGCGTACACCGAGCTGCTCGTGGCGACGTGCCACCGTCGCGGCGCATATGCCATTGGTGGGATGAGTGCCTTCATCCCCAACCGCCGCGACCCGGAGGTGACCGAGCGTGCGTTCGCCCAGGTGACGGCCGACAAGCAGCGCGAGGCGACCGACGGCTTCGACGGCACGTGGGTGGCTCACCCCGACCTGATCCCGTTTGCCCAGGCCGAGTTCGATGCCGTTCTCGGCGACAAGGCCAACCAGCTCGAGCGCACGCGCCCCGAGGTGGCGGTCACGGCTGCCCAGCTGCTCGACGTGAGCTCGATCGGTGGCACCATCACCGAAGAGGGCGTGCGCAGCAACCTGCTGGTCTCGCTGCGCTACATCGAGTCCTGGCTGCGCGGCGTGGGAGCGGCGGCCATTGACAACCTGATGGAAGACGCCGCCACCGCCGAGATCTCCCGTTCGCAGCTCTGGCAGTGGATCCACGAGAACTCGGTCACCGCCGAGGGCCGTCGCATCGACTCCGCCTGGGTAGACCAGCTGCTGGCCGAGACCGTCGCCGGCCTCGAGCGCACCGCGGGCGACCGGTTCAACGACGCCCTCACGGTTCTGCGGAGCGCTGCTCTTGAGCCCGAGTTCCCAAGTTTCCTCACGGTGGGCGCCTACGCACGCTTCTTCTAG
- a CDS encoding MarR family winged helix-turn-helix transcriptional regulator, whose amino-acid sequence MTTEQPTDPATAAMIGEVIEQMSVLAGHIRAAQRVAAASIDPGMQAFGLKMLRHIARIGPTHASALGAALAVDKSVISRHIKPLCELGLLRTEPDPNDGRAHFLAATPLAETKLAELRAGDTAIVHRRLATWSADDLHEFARLLAQLNTP is encoded by the coding sequence GTGACGACTGAGCAACCCACCGACCCCGCCACCGCGGCCATGATCGGCGAGGTCATCGAACAGATGAGCGTACTCGCCGGACACATTCGTGCGGCCCAGCGCGTGGCTGCGGCAAGCATCGATCCCGGCATGCAGGCCTTCGGGCTCAAAATGCTGCGGCACATCGCCCGCATTGGCCCCACGCATGCCAGTGCCCTCGGTGCCGCCCTTGCCGTGGACAAGAGCGTGATCAGCCGCCATATCAAGCCACTCTGCGAGCTCGGGCTCCTCCGCACCGAACCCGACCCGAACGACGGGCGTGCGCACTTCCTGGCCGCGACGCCCCTCGCCGAGACCAAACTCGCCGAATTGCGCGCCGGGGACACGGCCATCGTGCACCGCCGCCTGGCCACCTGGTCCGCCGACGACCTGCACGAGTTCGCCCGACTGCTCGCCCAGCTCAACACCCCGTAG
- a CDS encoding GNAT family N-acetyltransferase codes for MSTIRVATIADAPALAELAAATFELACPPNTTAAAVAEFLRDVLSESNFRTYLEDPNRLVFVAEFEGRLLGYTVLVFGDPGDSDVQAVIRIRPTVEVSKCYVRAGSHGGGLASSLMAATLHAAGERGAVGAWLGVNELNARAIRFYEKQGFAEVGRKTFPLGGVLENDFVLERAL; via the coding sequence GTGAGCACAATTCGAGTCGCGACCATCGCGGATGCCCCGGCGTTGGCCGAGCTGGCCGCCGCAACTTTTGAGCTGGCCTGCCCGCCGAACACCACGGCGGCTGCAGTGGCTGAGTTCTTGAGAGACGTGCTGTCGGAGAGCAACTTTCGCACGTACCTCGAAGACCCCAATCGACTCGTGTTCGTTGCGGAGTTCGAGGGTCGGCTTCTCGGTTACACCGTCCTGGTCTTCGGGGACCCCGGCGACTCTGACGTTCAGGCGGTGATTCGGATTCGCCCGACCGTCGAGGTGAGCAAGTGCTACGTGCGAGCCGGCAGCCACGGCGGGGGTCTCGCGTCCTCGCTCATGGCGGCCACCCTGCACGCCGCGGGGGAGCGCGGTGCCGTCGGTGCCTGGCTCGGCGTCAACGAACTCAACGCGCGCGCCATCCGCTTCTATGAGAAGCAGGGGTTCGCCGAGGTGGGTCGCAAAACGTTCCCGCTCGGCGGGGTGCTCGAAAACGACTTCGTGCTCGAGCGCGCCCTCTAG
- a CDS encoding NADP-dependent oxidoreductase → MTDLPKTMRALVIDRPGTPEELHLVDLPLPVPVLDELLVRVIAAGVNPIDAKTRSGKGVSAAITGYPVVLGNDFSGVVVRSPYEGFSLQPGDEVYGMARVPRTAGTYAEYVAVTALSVARKPARLSHVEAAALPVAALTAWGMVVDMAEAKPGQRMLVHAGSGGVGHLAVQFAKSFGVHVTATGSTGSLDFLRELGADEVIDYTTTRFEEQVHDLDAVIDLIGNVYDNTGSRSLSVIRQGGILVNAPTGSWPTMAEEAAAAGIRATGYKVSSDARTLEGISALMDSGAARVHIDRVFALAEGAAAHHLVEAGHTRGKIVLRVTD, encoded by the coding sequence ATGACCGACCTTCCGAAGACCATGCGCGCCCTCGTCATTGACCGACCCGGCACCCCCGAGGAACTGCACCTCGTTGACCTGCCGCTGCCCGTTCCGGTTCTCGACGAGCTGCTCGTGCGGGTGATCGCCGCCGGCGTGAACCCCATCGACGCCAAGACCCGTTCGGGCAAGGGCGTCTCGGCCGCGATCACCGGCTACCCGGTGGTGCTCGGCAACGATTTCAGTGGCGTGGTCGTGCGCTCGCCCTACGAGGGCTTCTCCCTGCAGCCCGGCGACGAGGTGTACGGCATGGCCCGGGTACCGCGCACGGCCGGCACCTACGCCGAATACGTGGCCGTCACCGCGCTCAGCGTGGCCCGCAAACCGGCCCGACTCAGCCACGTAGAGGCCGCCGCGCTGCCCGTCGCCGCGCTCACGGCGTGGGGCATGGTCGTCGACATGGCCGAGGCCAAACCGGGGCAGCGGATGCTCGTCCACGCCGGCAGCGGAGGCGTCGGTCACCTCGCGGTACAGTTCGCCAAGTCCTTCGGGGTGCACGTCACGGCAACGGGCTCCACCGGGAGCCTCGACTTCTTGCGGGAACTCGGCGCGGACGAGGTGATCGACTACACGACCACACGGTTCGAGGAACAGGTGCACGACCTCGACGCCGTCATCGACCTCATCGGCAACGTGTACGACAACACCGGATCACGTTCCCTGAGTGTGATCCGTCAAGGCGGCATCCTGGTGAATGCGCCGACGGGAAGCTGGCCCACCATGGCAGAGGAGGCCGCGGCGGCGGGCATTCGGGCCACCGGCTACAAGGTGTCGAGCGACGCCCGCACGCTCGAGGGCATCAGCGCCCTCATGGACTCCGGGGCGGCGCGCGTGCACATCGACCGGGTCTTCGCCCTCGCAGAAGGAGCGGCCGCGCACCACCTGGTGGAGGCCGGCCACACCCGCGGCAAGATCGTGCTGCGCGTCACCGACTAA